From a single Mycolicibacterium moriokaense genomic region:
- the cbiE gene encoding precorrin-6y C5,15-methyltransferase (decarboxylating) subunit CbiE, giving the protein MIVVVGIGADGMSGLPQASRAELTRATVIYGSQRQLDLLDDTVTAARRAWPTPMLPALRTILDGADGDVHVVASGDPLLHGVGSSLIRLYGAEQVVVLPHVSSVTLACSRVGWAVQDTEIVSLVTSEPHTAVRRGGQAVVLSRDATTPAALARVLTDTGRGDSEITVLEQLGGPAERRRSATAREWSARPPGDVDDLNVIAVRYLPDERRNAVLPDDAFSHDGQITKQSMRAVTLAALAPRPGELLWDVGAGSGSIAIEWCRSGPGCRAIAFERDERRRKRIEDNATRFGVHVTVTFDAPDSFEFEPPPHAIFVGGGLTQPGLMEACWERLPTDGRLVANAVTAESEAALAQWYSRLGGELQRFQHYRGEPLGGFTGWRPAMPVTQWSVTKR; this is encoded by the coding sequence ATGATCGTCGTCGTAGGGATCGGCGCCGATGGCATGTCCGGGCTCCCGCAGGCATCGCGTGCCGAATTAACCAGGGCCACAGTGATTTACGGATCACAGCGCCAACTGGATCTGCTCGACGACACCGTGACCGCTGCGCGGCGGGCATGGCCGACGCCGATGCTGCCCGCGCTCCGCACGATCCTTGACGGTGCCGACGGCGATGTGCACGTCGTGGCCAGCGGCGACCCGCTGTTGCACGGCGTCGGCAGCTCGCTGATCCGGCTTTACGGCGCCGAGCAGGTCGTCGTGCTGCCACACGTGTCGTCGGTGACGCTGGCCTGCTCGCGGGTCGGGTGGGCCGTGCAGGACACCGAGATCGTCAGCCTGGTGACGAGCGAACCGCACACCGCGGTGCGACGCGGCGGGCAGGCAGTCGTGCTGTCCAGGGATGCGACCACCCCCGCGGCGCTGGCGCGTGTGCTCACCGACACCGGTCGGGGCGACTCGGAGATCACGGTGCTCGAGCAGCTCGGCGGACCCGCGGAGCGGCGCCGCTCGGCGACCGCACGTGAATGGTCTGCGCGCCCACCCGGCGACGTCGACGATCTGAACGTGATCGCCGTGCGCTACCTGCCCGACGAGCGCCGCAACGCCGTGCTGCCCGACGACGCGTTCTCCCACGACGGCCAGATCACCAAACAGTCGATGCGCGCCGTCACGCTCGCCGCGCTTGCCCCGCGGCCGGGCGAACTGCTCTGGGACGTCGGGGCCGGATCCGGCAGCATCGCGATCGAATGGTGCCGCAGCGGACCCGGTTGCCGCGCCATCGCCTTCGAACGCGACGAGCGGCGGCGTAAGCGGATCGAAGATAACGCCACGAGGTTCGGCGTTCACGTCACCGTGACGTTCGATGCGCCGGACAGCTTCGAGTTCGAACCGCCGCCGCACGCCATCTTCGTCGGCGGCGGGCTCACTCAACCGGGATTGATGGAGGCCTGCTGGGAACGCCTGCCGACCGATGGTCGGCTGGTCGCCAACGCCGTAACTGCTGAATCGGAAGCCGCTCTGGCCCAATGGTATTCGCGGCTCGGCGGCGAGCTACAGCGATTTCAGCACTATCGCGGAGAACCGCTCGGCGGGTTCACCGGCTGGCGGCCCGCGATGCCGGTGACGCAGTGGTCGGTGACCAAGCGGTGA